A stretch of the Aegilops tauschii subsp. strangulata cultivar AL8/78 chromosome 4, Aet v6.0, whole genome shotgun sequence genome encodes the following:
- the LOC141021554 gene encoding protein FAR1-RELATED SEQUENCE 11-like, with the protein MVDMEFGELIKDWIEDWSDDENSDREDRSENGNEWDDLNENNSELSNEDYISQFISECHNAYDYYGESDVETGLNDESLDAPDSGESESSVIMSEVTQDDGAKNVQDTASADDKRDMFMQIMEMTFTSHDAAYDFYNSYARDNGFSIRKNKVRYSKTESRHMRYRRFVCSRQGKRDNKLLNEEGHSRRLRAETRCFCEVHLTVKLDQKRGVWYVESFEDKHSHMLAGPDEVPFLWSHRKIKEYQKHEIMSMGAAGIRIHDMMDCFISKHVWYGGVGFTRREIYNLCAKEKRKLLSKGDAATAIGIMASRKQRDPSFFFEYKLDKEGHLNRMFWCDS; encoded by the exons ATGGTAGACATGGAGTTTGGAGAACTGATAAAAGACTGGATAGAAGATTGGTCAGATGATGAAAATTCAGATCGTGAAGATCGGTCAGAGAATGGGAACGAATGGGACGATCTTAAT GAAAACAACTCGGAGCTCTCGAATGAAGATTACATTAGTCAG TTCATTTCCGAATGTCATAATGCGTACGACTATTACGGTGAATCCGACGTGGAGACAGGCCTTAACGACGAATCATTAGATGCACCTGATTCTGGGGAGTCCGAGTCGTCGGTCATCATGAGTGAG GTGACACAAGATGATGGGGCAAAGAATGTCCAAGATACTGCCAGTGCAGATGATAAGAGGGATATGTTCATGCAGATAATGGAAATGACCTTTACGTCTCACGATGCTGCGTATGATTTCTACAACAGCTATGCTAGAGATAATGGTTTCAGCATTAGAAAGAATAAGGTCAGGTATAGCAAAACAGAGTCACGTCATATGCGTTATAGGCGGTTTGTTTGTTCGAGACAAGGGAAACGTGACAACAAGTTGCTAAACGAGGAAGGACACAGCCGTAGGCTCAGAGCCGAGACACGCTGCTTTTGCGAAGTGCACCTGACCGTCAAGCTTGACCAAAAGCGTGGGGTTTGGTATGTTGAAAGTTTTGAGGACAAGCATAGCCATATGTTGGCAGGACCGGACGAGGTACCTTTTCTTTGGTCCCACAGAAAAATCAAAGAGTACCAGAAGCATGAGATAATGTCCATGGGAGCTGCAGGGATTAGAATTCACGACATGATGGATTGCTTCATCAGCAAACATGTATGGTACGGCGGTGTTGGTTTTACCAGGCGTGAAATATACAACCTTTGCGCCAAGGAGAAGAGGAAGCTGCTTTCAAAAGGTGATGCTGCCACAGCCATAGGCATCATGGCCAGTAGGAAACAGAGGGATCCTAGCTTCTTTTTCGAGTACAAGCTAGATAAGGAAGGACATTTGAATAGGATGTTCTGGTGCGACTCCTAG